DNA from Krasilnikovia cinnamomea:
CCTCGTACACCGACAGGTCGTCCTCGGTGATGTCGTTGAACCCGTGCTGCGGCGAGATCCGGATCCCGACCCGGTCGGCGCCGATCGCGGCGCTGACCGCGGTCGCGACCTCGACGACGAAGCGCGCCCGGTTCTGCGGCGAGCCGCCGTAGCTGTCCGTGCGCTGGTTCACGCCGTCGGCCAGGAACTGGTGCAGCAGGTAGCCGTTCGCGGCGTGCAGCTCCACGCCGTCGAGTCCGGCGGCCACCGCCCGGCGGGCCGCGTCGGCGAACTCGGCGGCGATCCCGGGCAGTTCGTCGGCCGTCAGCTCGCGCGGCTCGGAGAAGGGCTGCAGGCCGGTGGCGGTGAACACCTCACCCGCGGCGCGCACGGCCGAGGGCGCCACCGGGGTCTGGCCACCGATCGTGCTGGTGTGCGAGATCCGGCCGGCGTGCATGAGCTGCACGACGATGCGGCCGCCACCGGCATGCACCGCGTCGGCGATGCGCTGCCAGCCCTCCTGGTGGGCGTCGGTGTGCAGGCCGGGCGTGTTCGGATAGCCCTGGCCGACGGCGGACGGCTGGCTGCCCTCGGCGATGATGACGCCCGCACCGGCACGCTGGCCGTAGTACTCGGCCTGCAGGGCGCTGGGGGTTCCGTCTACCCCGGCCCGGTTGCGGGTCAGCGGTGCCATCCAGATGCGGTTGGGCACCTGGAGCGCGCCGACCGTCACCGGCTGCAGCAGCGGGCTGTCGGAGCTGAGTGGAGTGTTGGTCATGCCGGTACGAGCATCGGCACCGTTCGGAAACTTCCGTACCGTGGCCTGGATCACGCCGTCGGATTCGCGTCCGGCGGACATCAGACGGCCTCCACCACGACGGTACCGACCATCTTGTCGCTGAAGGTCTGCCGCTTGCCGTCCCACAGCGGCGCCAGCCAGCCGAGGCAGAGCGCCAGCGTGTCGACGATGTGACCCAGGTCGCGCAGCAACGCCCGCCCGCCACCGACCGGCCCGCCGTCCTGTTCGCCGATCAGGTTGATCCGCATGAGCTGCCGGCCCCACGTGCGCCCGGTGCGCCCGGCCCGGATCCACCGGTTGTAGGCGAACACGACGACGGCCAGCGCGATGCCGATCAGGTCGGCGGTACGCCCCAACGCGCTGGGCTGGCCGTCCGGACCGACCGTCGACTCGTAGACCAGGCCCCCGGCGAACGACGGCAGGAACGCGAGGACGACGTCGACAAGGTAGCCACCGGCTCGGCGCAACCAACTGGCGTAGTTCATGACCACTCCCTGTTCGTGAGGTCCCGACCTGGGCAGGCCGCGTCAGCCGACACGGCCGGTCATCCCGCGGGAACCTGGCGTGAGTGGACAGCGTACGAACGTGAGCCGCCGCTCGTGGTCCGCGCGACGTACCTCGTCAGGTTCCCGTGCGCACTGTCGCGGATGGACCCCGGCGGCGCGGCGGTGCGGCGGGTGGGCGCACGGGGACGTACCGGCGGCAGCCGGGCCACCGACCCACGGTGATACCGGCCCGAACCTGACGAGGTGGGCACCGCATCGATCGAAGAGGCCGCCGCGCCGCGCCCGGCGCCCTACGGTGGGGGACCACTCGGGCCGCCGGTCGGCCCGATCGGTGGCCACCCGCCGCAGGGGTGGGCCGCGACCTGGACAAGACGGGAGAGCCACGCATGGGCGATGGCAACGTTGGTCAGGAATTCCTCGCGACACAGGTGCAGCTGCTGGAGGCGGGCGACACCGCCGGCCTGTCCCAGCGCTACGCCGAGGACGCCGAGTTCGTCCGCCTGGACAAGGTGGTCCGCGGACGTACGGGGATCAAGGAGCTGTTCGACGCGTACCTGGAGCAGAAGCCGAACATCGAGCAGGTCGAGGCGGTGCAGATCACCGACGACACGGTGCTGTACCAGGCCCGCGAGCAGCTCGACGGGCGAGAGGTGTGGGCCGTCGGCACGCTGGTCTTCGTCGATGGTCAGGTGTGGCGCCAGAGCGTGGCCTTCATCGACCGCTGACCCGGCCGGCCGACCGGCGAGCCGCCGGCGGCCTGCTCCGTGACCGGCCCGGTCGTCCACCCCGGGGGTGGCGACCGGGCCGGCCCGCGAGCCGCCGGGTGTGATTTTCTCGGTTTCGGAACGGGAATCGCTCAGGTGCAGCTCGGTTGCGACGATGCTTCCGGTGGCAGGGAAATGTGCCAGGGGGGAACGAGACGTCGGGGGGCGTTCGGTCATGGGAGCAGTGGGACGTACGGGTGGCATGGTGCTGGCGGTGCTGGGAGCCGCGGCGGGGGCGGTGTACCAGGCGGCACCGGCCGTGGCGGCGACACCGACGCTGAGCAGCCAGGTCGCCTACGTGCGCAGCGGCAATGTGTACGTGAGCAAGGGCGCCACCGAGAAGCGCCTGACGACCGGCGGTGGCTACTCCCGGCCGAGCTGGTCGCGCGACGGCCGCCAGCTGGCCGTACTCAAGGGTGGCCAGGTGTGGGTCATGAAGGCCGACGGCACCGCCAAGCGCCGGTTGAGCACCCGCCCGGCGGCGGGCGCGTCCTGGTCGCCGGACGGCCGGTGGATCGCGTTCGCGTCGGCGTCCTGCACGGGCGGTCCCGGGGTGTACCGGATCTCGACGACCGCGCGGGCCGCCACCCCGCAGGTGCTGTTCCCGAGCGAATGCCGCGGCGAGGCCCTGCCCGACGCGACGGCGCCCGCCGCACCCGCGACCGGCACGCTGGCCGAGCGGCTGCGCTACGACAACGCGGTGGCCTGGTCCCCGGACGGCGGCCGGATCGTGTTCCGTGGCGGCCTCTGCGAGTCGATCTACGATGACTGCCTCACCATCGG
Protein-coding regions in this window:
- a CDS encoding alkene reductase; this encodes MSAGRESDGVIQATVRKFPNGADARTGMTNTPLSSDSPLLQPVTVGALQVPNRIWMAPLTRNRAGVDGTPSALQAEYYGQRAGAGVIIAEGSQPSAVGQGYPNTPGLHTDAHQEGWQRIADAVHAGGGRIVVQLMHAGRISHTSTIGGQTPVAPSAVRAAGEVFTATGLQPFSEPRELTADELPGIAAEFADAARRAVAAGLDGVELHAANGYLLHQFLADGVNQRTDSYGGSPQNRARFVVEVATAVSAAIGADRVGIRISPQHGFNDITEDDLSVYEVLVAQLAELKLAYLHVLAAAGDPIVGKLRAAWPATFVLNTGFGADSDRDEVERIVADGVADAVTVGRPFIANPDLVQRWTRGAELNEPDATTFYIGGAKGYTDYPVLA
- a CDS encoding RDD family protein translates to MNYASWLRRAGGYLVDVVLAFLPSFAGGLVYESTVGPDGQPSALGRTADLIGIALAVVVFAYNRWIRAGRTGRTWGRQLMRINLIGEQDGGPVGGGRALLRDLGHIVDTLALCLGWLAPLWDGKRQTFSDKMVGTVVVEAV
- a CDS encoding nuclear transport factor 2 family protein, with amino-acid sequence MGDGNVGQEFLATQVQLLEAGDTAGLSQRYAEDAEFVRLDKVVRGRTGIKELFDAYLEQKPNIEQVEAVQITDDTVLYQAREQLDGREVWAVGTLVFVDGQVWRQSVAFIDR
- a CDS encoding TolB family protein; the protein is MGAVGRTGGMVLAVLGAAAGAVYQAAPAVAATPTLSSQVAYVRSGNVYVSKGATEKRLTTGGGYSRPSWSRDGRQLAVLKGGQVWVMKADGTAKRRLSTRPAAGASWSPDGRWIAFASASCTGGPGVYRISTTARAATPQVLFPSECRGEALPDATAPAAPATGTLAERLRYDNAVAWSPDGGRIVFRGGLCESIYDDCLTIGTVSTGAERTVAAYGGGSLQNSGFAVLPGWRPDGTKLAWTAYQQGETTADNQPVHVVEFDPATGVKRTLGAPEDRELAYVDANRAVVTGQYRGGSWVLTLDLRTGARAAFHAGSQPSVQPVAR